In Leishmania braziliensis MHOM/BR/75/M2904 complete genome, chromosome 27, the DNA window CCTCTGCCCACTGTGcgttttttctctctctctctctgtgtatgcgtgcgtgtgtgggggggatCTGCGCCATCTCCGGCTGCACCACGCCACTGGTGAAACGATAATAATGACGATGCGCCCACACTAGCATCTCTTATTTTCCCCCcattcctcctccacaaaaAAGGCCAAACTCGAAAGGTAAAGTATATCGTCTGCGGGCTAGACCTACCACGCAGtgccgttgttgttgttttcttcttttgcCATTACCTAcattccctccctccctctctctctcacactgTGTGCCCCCATCTTGTGTCCCTTTGCGCCTTTTACAATCTCCAtcaccgccttctctcttctcgtgtgGTGCGCGCACCTGGGCGTGCTCGTGTTGCTCTTATACTCCgctcctttctctccactTGCGCTGCCGTAGCAGGCGCACTTGAGCGAGTTGGCGCTAGCGCCAGCAACTAGAGCAAGATAACCTATCAAAGGAATCCGACTTGGAGTGTGCGTTAGCGTGGCCGCATCGCTGCATACTTCCTGGGTGTGTTACTGCTCTCTCTGCATCGCTTTGCACAGCATCTCTCAGTTTCGTCCGGCTTGTCAGTTCTATCATGCCCCTCGTTGCCGCCAAGACGTCGACTAATGCCACGGCCGCCACGAAGCGTgccgaggcggagcagctgaagcgcCTCATGGCCCTTTACCgcgccgtgtgtgtgcgccatGACGAGCTCGGCATGGAGATTGTGCTCAACGACATACTTGCCTTACTCACCAGTACGCACCAGCACGAGCAGGCAGAGGCGTTCATCGCGACATGCAACATTACCCTGCCGCATCGCGCGAACAACCAGGCTGCTCGCTACTTTTACTACGTCGGTCTCACACGTGCGCTGCGGCTCGAGTACGTCGACGCGCATCAGTGTCTGCAGCAGGCACTGCGTAAGGCACCGGAGCGCGCCTTCGGCTTTCGCATCGCGACGACAAAGCTGTCTTTGGTAGTTCAGCTGCTTCTTGGTGAAATTCCGCCTCGCTCTGATTTCCTCGCCAAGGACATGCGCGACAGTCTCGCGCCGTACTTGCAACTCGCCTCGTGCGTGCGCTTTGGGCAAGTAGACCGCTTCATGACGGTTCTGCGCGAGCACCAGGTGACCTTCGAGCATGACCGCACCCACTCCCTTATCCTGCGTGTCCATCAGCACGTCATCAAGACAGGACTGCGCCGCATCTGCCAGGCGTACAGCCGAATCAGCATCTCCGACGTGTGCTCAAAGCTCGCCATGAGCAACGTGTCGGATGCTGAGTACATCCTCTCCAAGGCTATCCATGATGGTGTGATTGATGCCGTTCTAGACAACGAAAAGGGCGAGCTCATCTCCAGCGATAGCATCGACGTCTACTCCACCTCTGAGCCGCTTtacgcgctgcagcgccgcatccaGTTCCTGAACTTGACGCACAACGACGCCAAGCGCGCCATGCGCTACGACGTGACGGACCCCGAGATTATCGAGGAGCGTCGCAAGGAGGCTAAAGCGGAGCGCGATGAGCTGGAGCGTGCCATCCAGGATGAGTCTACTGGGATCGACAACGTGAACTTTGAGGACGGCCTGTAGAGGATGTGAACTGTCACGAGACGCGACGGGGAATTAGTTGGATGCCGCGCCTGCACTTTCGCGGCTTCTTGCGTCTCCGAGAGGAGAGTGACTCggaggcgggggaggagggggcgggacCCAAGATGTACAGGTCAGAGAGCCGATGGACATACACTCACatctttcctcctccctcctccatccAGGCATCCCTATCTTTCGTTCCACGTGTGGCTTGTCTGTCCACCTGACACGGTGTGTCGCTCTTGGATCCTCTGCTTGCCCACCGGcctaccccctcctccctcctgaAAGGGTAACCGAATGTATGAAGAGCGAgccgtccctctctccttgtaTGTGCGGggggtgtgtggtggtggtggtagtggtgtggagggaggggggattTATGTGCGTAGGCGGGCCGGTGCCCAgatgtctctgtgtgtagcGCTGTTCGTTGGTTTGACGTCTTTTGTGTCGTAAAAGAATAACGTTGTCCACAAAGGTGCGTAGACGCGCGGCTACGcaccttttccttttcgcgctgccgcgccaACTCGTGCGGAGATCAGATTGATCGCTCCCCTGCACCGCGAACACCCAGTGAGGAGGAACATCACGCCAGGAGTGACGAGCATGCCTGTTTTTCCTCACTCGCTCTCACTCCTCCTTTGTTCAACACTCTCACTCCTTTCCTTCACATGAGCGCCtgacgtttttttttttactttcCGTGCTGGTCGTGGTTGAACCCAGTGGCACTGGCTCTGGCCGCGCAGTTTGTCCTGGATCGGCACGTGCTAGTTTGCGAGAGAGCGACCGGTTTCATCAAGCCACGTATCCCCACTTTCTCCCCAGTTTCACACACATTCGAAGAGACGAGAGGGTCGTCCCTCTTCTCTAACTCGACCCTCCGCCCACTCAACAGGGTGGTGCAGATACGATATTTTGTTTTTACTCCTCACTCCTTCCCCAGGAGGATAcaccgacgcacacacgcacaggtgaGTGGGACGGCTCTCTGCCCCAAACACGAGTCTAATCCATCGTTCTCCAGTGCTTGCTcgagcctctctctctctgctggcGGTTTGCACTGCACGGCAGGTATTCAATGAAGAGAAAATACGCAGCTTGCCAAGAAAGAAAATGAGCAATTTCACAACGCCGACCATGGCGAAGACCTCCACGGATGAtatgcagcagcgcacgcccTCGATCTATCCCAGCGAGAGAGTGCGCAAGCTGTCGCGGCGCGagtcagcgctgccgctaTGCATGTCCCGCGCTCAGCATGAGGCACGCCGTCAGTCCACTTCCACCTACTCGGCCAGCAGGCGACGCAGCCACCGTCCCAGCTATTCGTATGGTAACCCAAATGTCGTTGCACTCGTATCACCGGCGGCAAACGCCTGGGGCGCTTTGCTGAGCTGCTCCGAGGTGGCCACCGACGTGGGGCGGGCGATCCAGATGTGCTCCTTCTACCCCAGCATGCGTATCAACGGCACCGCCTTCGAGAACTCCCTTAACCTGGCTCACCGGCAGAGTATGCACGTTACTAATAGCTCAGTCGGTATGCTTTCTCACGGTCGGGTGGGGGTTGGCGACGCCAACAGCAGCATTGTTTCCATCGTGCAGGATGATGGGGTGGCCCCGCGTGCCATGAGCATAAGTGCGGTGCCTGAGTCTTCTGCAACGCTGCGGGAAGCGATGGAGGAATCGCGCTCCATGCTCGAGTTGAGTCAAGGCAGCATTCTCGCTGCGTCTactggcggcgctggggtGCCTAGCAGTGGCCGcaactctctctccaccgtagcagatgctgctgcgcgcactGTCGCGCTcacgggcagcagcaacatgGTGCAGATGGCGTGTGCCATGAAGCGTGCTGCGATGTGGGAGGTGTTAGTGGTGACTGCCCTAACTCACAGGGAAATGAAGCTCCGCttccgccgccagcggctGCACCGAGCGCTAGAGCGCCACCTTTTGCccacgctgctgaagcgcaaGGCCGAAACGGGGTCGGTGGTTCCCAAGGGTGCTCGCTCAAAATACACTTCGAACACCGGCAGTGACCATTACACCAGCCGAGGCGCTCCGGGCGAAGATGCCAACCCTACCCCTCAAGGCACCTACCTCCGCGACCACAACGCCTTCTTTGACTCTCTAAACAacgccgctctcctccaaTGTTTCGCTGAGACTATGCTGCGGCAACGCTTCCTGCCAGGCGACATCATTGTAAAGGCTGGCGACTCTAGCCAGAAGGCCATGTATTTTCTCATCTCCGGCAAGTGCGAGGTGTGCACGGAACGGGGGCGGCAGTATGGCAACAACGCTGAACCAGCCGACGAGGCGAGCGCCATGAATGATAATGCGCGACACCATCAACTGAAAACTGTCGGCGGGGCTGCGTCCCGACCAACCAAGGAAGTGATCATGGCCGGCACCTCTTTTGGTGGCGTGTTTGGTGGCAGCGCTCTCTTCGCTGGCACCTACCGCGCGTTGTCACAGTGCATCATGTGGGTACTGCGCGCCGAGGACTTTGAGGACGTCTTTCGCTCGTTTGCAGACCGCGTGATGCTGGACAAGTACAAGGAAGAGGTGCGACAGCATAGTCTGTGGTGGCTGCAGCAGTGGTACCACCCGGCCAAGTGCTATGGATCCATCCCCATTTACCGTAAGCTCACGAAGCGCATGTCCGCCTACCTAGGCGACTTTATCCCCATTGTAAAGGTGCGCGGTGAGACAATCTTCTCCCACGGTGACGTTGCTGGTGACGTGTACTGCATGCTCGAGGGAACAGTTCTGCGGCGGACAAAAGATGCAGCAGGAGCTTACGGAGACAACGGCGTTGCGCAGCGTCTGGGCACCAATTCCTTCACCGCGCTCAATGTTTCAGGCCGCTACCTCATGCTGGGTGAGGAGCCGCACCTGATCCCTGGGGTGCAACCGTACACATGCACCGTCAGCAGCCGCGTAGCGCTCTTTTTCAAGATACCTGGCGAGCGGTTTGTGGACGCGCTGCTCGACGACCCGTTGCTCTACGCCCAGCTGCGGGGGCAACTGATGCAACGGCGGCAGGACAACATGCGCCTTCACCCCGAGTGCCTTGCCCAtgtaccgctgctgcagcgcttcccCGCCGAGAAGCGTGCAGAGCTTGTGCAGTACGCGCGCCCACACTTGATAAACCGCTCCGTCTCGGTGTGCGATccggcgcagcacctctctGACCTTTTCATTATcgtgagcggcagcgtccGTGAtccgcggcactgcagccaGAAGGCTACCAAGTCCCTCGAGGTGCCGGCCTCGTGCGAGGTTGAAAATCCGGATGGTACGCCAGGCGAgcacggtggcggcgccaaTGCACACGGCAGAAACAGCAAGACAGATGGGCGCCACCATGGCAGTATGGGCCGGCAATCAGGGCACGCAGCAAAGCGGGACACAGCTCTCACTTCTAGTCCTGGAGTTGTTGACTCTATTGGCACCGCCAAGCAGCGCCTTCATAACAGTCCTCGTGAGGAAGACGcagtgcggcgcagcaccgggACCCGCCTCTCCGAGGTTGTGgctggcgaggcggcggaggcggaggcagaggtggaggagcaggaTGGCGTAGAGTGGAACTTCTCTTTTCGCGATGCGTCGTTTTCGACATTAGCGGCGATAATGACATCCCCGAACAACGCTGTGAGTCTGAAGGCAAGTGGGACCCTCAGCGCAGTCTCGGACACTGTGAcgtcggcgcagctgctccaacAGCTGCTGGAATCGGCACCCCTCATCTATCCGGACGAGTCGGAAGACATCAATCCAGCGCTGCCAGTGCAGCCaagccgccgcctcgcctcgGCCCTGGCAGGCAGCTGGGAGGCCCTTCTCTTGGAGAAGTGGCCCAACGGGTGGGAGTCAGTGACGACGGTGGAGATGTGGGCCATTCCAACACGAATGCTGCGCCTCGTGTACAATAGCTGCCCCAAGCCTGTACAGCTGTCCATCTTGAACGGGTTACGGCAGGCACAGATGGAggacctgcagctgcccactCTCCCCCACACAAAGCTGCCACCGATGAGCACCTACACTCAGTATGGGGAagcaggggtgggggcagcGGTCACAGCCACGAAGGAAAGGGCCGCGCCGCGGACAAAAGGCTTCAGTCGGCGAGGGGGTGACAGGAGGATTACCTCGCCGTCACTTAGTGGTTGTACTGCAGGGATAAacagcgaggagggcgggATAGTGGAGGCAGGGGTGCAGCACTCGGCTGTCACGCACAGCACTGATCCGAAGAAGTCGTCTGCCCGCACAGCCGCGGTGAAGCCTGTCAGTGACGAAGCAAAGGGAGAGGTGCGTCTACTCATCCCTGCTGCTTCCAGAGGCACGGCACAGGGGCCGACGCGACCGCTTTCAAAGCGGAAgaccaccccacccaccagcCGTACCGAGGCAGACGCAATTCACCACGCACCGTCGCGCGGGGACGTGGTGCCGGCGAATGCGTCGGCGTGCCGGGCCCAGAACGCTCAGGCGCGCAGCTTGCGGCGACTCCGCGAGGCAGCCACCGATCGGGGTGTCATTAAGGTAGTCCCCGCAGAGCCCACGGTAGACCCCGCTTTGCTAGCATGCTACGAGGGCGTGAGAGGGGCCGCCGATCCACTAATGCTGCGGATCGTTCGCGAcccggcggtggtgccaccgccgtggGGCACAAGCGGCGTGATGCCGGCGCCTACCTCGATCACATCAGCACAACGGCTTCCACCGATTGCACCGTCTTCTGAAGCCGCCCCGGCGGAGGCGTGGCCAACTCTTACTGCGGCGCGGGATCGTTGGTTCCAGGCTGTGCCATCGTATGAGCCCTTGCCAGGGACGGTGCACGCGGCGCAGACGCTCGCGTCGTCGCCGGTGTTTGCGCCGAACTCGACTGTCCTGGCGTCCGCCCACATCTCCCCCATCCGCCAGCATGGCAAAACGCTGGAGGGCTACGTGGCCTACTATTCCGCCGCTGTCTCTTCAGCTCGCGCTGCCAACAGGGCAACACGTAGCGAAACGGCGGCTGCCGCACCCGTTACCGCTTCTACGCGCTCTTCATCGCAGACGGGGCTAGGCATCAGCCGCAATCATTTGCCGAAGCGCCGCGCCTACGCCGTGTGAGGCCCTGATGCAACTATCAGGGAAGGGCTGTGGACGGTTGTAGTTAGCACCTTAATCTCCGTCTAGGGTGTGGCGGTCATTCAGTGGAGTGTCTGCTCTggctaccgccgccgcgtgtgtgtgggtgagtgggtgccGTGCCTCGCagcgtgtgctgcggcatTGACCAGCAGACGTTGATGGGcatgcgctctctctcttcgttaTTCTTCCAGATCATTTTATCTGTGTTGCAggcaaagggggggggtcacGTGTATCGTAGACCACTTGAGTGACATGTGTGGTTCacttcctttctttccttgcGATGTGCTTCCCGTTGTGctcggcggcgcgcacgcgTCTATCAtgcgcccacccacccacacatccTCCTCCTAGGCAAAGGCGGGCACTCGCGCGCAGGCATTCGGGTCGGTgaatctcctcctcgtttgTGCTTCTCGTTGTTGGCGTGCCTCGTTTGGCGTTGGCCTTGGCACACTGGCACGTCCGGGCGTGccggaagggggagggggggtgccgGCCCAACGGgacccacacacccgcccTTGTTTTATGGACTGCCCCGCTGTTTTGTTGTTTGTCACTGCATCccgcaccccctctctctgaaCTTCTGCTACTCTCCATCGATTGTTCTTCCTCGATTGGTAGAGCACaagcgcccccccccccccttcccttcacATGCACGTAAAGATGTACATAGTGGAGATGGTGTGGCTGCACTGGATGAAGCCACaccatctccctctcttgctccctGGTcatcttcttttcttcacgCCTTTCCcactttcttcttcttctgtgcGCGGACCATCCCCACCCCTGGCGGCAGAGTCGTCGCCTTCTTCCACtcaccttctccttttcctaTCACATGTACCTCCTCTCTTATGTTGCCCTCTTGTTCTCGACAgccttctctctgccgcgtgtgtgcctctctgcaCCCTCGAGCCTTACATCTGTCTCCCCTTTTCGATGCATCGAAAGGGGGAGTCATCAGCGCGCCTCTTCAGCACGCATCTACATGGAAGAAGCAACAGCCAAAGAGGCCCAATACGGCACGTACGCGGCAAGTTAGGAGAGGTCTACTTTCGCCTCTCAGCGCctcatcccccctcccctcttaCGGCTGCGCACACCGCTGAGCGGAGGGCgattttttgtttgtttgttttttgctctgggtgggggggaaggggaccCAAGGAGAGTGCCGCGGCCCATTAGACGCCTTCAGCGTTGAGTGAAGCACACCCGGCGTGCATTTCTCCCACTTTAGGGAAGCAGAGGCGGGTGTGTGCTTGTGGTGCAGACTTGAAAGCTGCAATGTATGTTGAAGCGTAGCAGCGGCTTGGCCACCACCAGCCCTCGccctttcctctcgctttttctctctcctcacgcACCGACTTAGACGGCACGCGCAAGCGTGCGGGCCACCACTGATGTGTGCCCCCAAGGCAGTCACTCAAAGACACGCCTTGTCTCAAGTCTTCCTTTCTCGCTTGCCTCTTCTATTCGTCtccgctttcttcttcccgccctccctccttcccctttcctgcaCACCCCCTGTCCAACACTCCACATATACGCCCGCACGGACTCGCTGGTGCGgtgtgctgtcgctgctgctgtgccgcccCAATGGGGTGATGGTCTTTCTCACCCTTCTTTTCACCGTTCCCGTGACTTCTCGGCACGCGCTCGCGCCGTGTCCTGTGTTCCTGCCCCGCtacttttccctcttctacGGACAGCAGCGCCCATCCATATACGTAGAGAAGGACAAGTGCGTGCGCAAGACGAGGCGTCGACgtgaaaggaaaagagacaGTAGCGAGTGTCAGGAGCTCTCAAGTtactcctctctcccctcacccgcGTCGGTACCTACATCCCGCTATTTCACTCTCCAACGcatcgtctctctctctctctcaggaAGCTTAGGTCTCCCACTCCTTCAAATACACAtccgcggcagcagaagcggcgcagctctgtGCCTAGCACCCTCGACGCTCTGTGTAGCGTACCCTGAACTCGAGCCTTTGCGCCTTAACTTTACCGCATTCGAGAGGCatatttctctctcttgcttgtgCTATTCGCAGGTGCCCACTTTTTCTGGGCATCTGCTCATGTCCGGCATCAACTGGGCGCTTGAAGAGAATGGAGCTCAGATCGCCGAGGTGTCTCACGAGGCGGCGCACGtcgccagcaccgcctcccacctgctgcagctccgcgaAGACCAACTTTGGGTCACCGGTGATGCCCCGCAACACGTGACGGTGTACCTCTCTGCGTCTCACCCACCGCTACAATACGCCGGCTGGCACGTGTGGCAAGACTACCTTACCAATCCCCGCATGGTCGAGATCGCGTCTGGCGCGTCACCAGACACGATGAGCGTTCTCCTTGTATGTCAAGCACTACCTGGAGCTGGTACCCAGGTGTGGAAGCTTCCGCGTGCAATCCCGCAAGAGCACCGATACGTGCGCTACAGGATCATGGACACCTTCGGCCCAGGCCCAACGTACATGAACAAAATTGTGCTCCTGGAGAATGACCCTGGCTCGCGTTACGGCGCGCCCAGCCAACTAGTAGAacgcgccgcagcgtcaATGGATGACTTTCTTCGTGGAGAATCCGTTTCTCCGCGCCCATCTGCCGCTACGGTGTTGCCCCACATGTCTTCTCCGGCATCCGCATTGCGACcagccggtgctgctggcagCTTGGACAGAAGCCCTCTACCACGACTGGCCCCGCCGACGTCGGTGCTGCCTGGCGCAGCTACCGCCTCGACACCCACCCCTCGCGGCGCTCGTTCGGCAGATGTTGAGGTGTTCATCGGCTCTGGGCTGTCTGCGTCAGTGCACCGTGGCGATTGCACAaacggcagcgctgtcggTCGCTCGCCGGGAGAAactcgcagctgcagccgcatgAGCCAACTACTCCGTGACCTCGACGACGACATCAAGATGCTGAAGCCAATCAAGATCGTCTCCCCGGGAAAGAGCTTGCTCTTGCACATGCCACAGGAGCCGCCCGCTAAATCGTTGGGCAGTGGGAGCGAGGCCGATGCTtccgcagcacagcagcgcggagATAATCGAGAAGGGAACGCCGATGGTAAGGGCGACGACAATGGCGAGGACAAGCCGACCGCACGTCACCACAACCGCCGGCAtcactgtcgcagcagcagtcgccgTCGAAACCGCGATGACCGAGGAAGGCGCAGCCGCAACAAGGGGTCTGCACAGCCGGAAGGTAGCCAAACCCCCCAGCCAACCCCAATGAGCACCTCACCGATGGCTTTGGGAGGTTGGGCACCGCCTGCGGTGCCCTCCTCGGCAGTAGAGCTCTGTTCCTTGCACAGTGCGCGTCTAGGTGCGCTGGAGCAAGCAGTTGCGGCGCTGAACGAGGCTGTGCAGTACCAGCGCGATGATCTCACCATGGTTAGACGCgtagtgctgcagcaggcgatgGAGCGCCGcagggaggcggagcagcgaTACGAGGAAACGCGAAAGATgagtgctgcagccgctgcacctccaccggTCGTCGACGCTGACGCCAAGCTCCTCGCGTTACAGGTAGCTGTGCCAGATCAGCGACTGACGCACCGCAGCATAATGGTCGACTTTCCTGAGGATGTTTTACGCGCCTATGTGGAGTCCGTGCTAGACCACAAGCTGCAGAAGCACATGAAAAAGGTTGAAGcaaagctgctgcagcggctggacAAGCAACTGCATGACCTGATCAACTTTCTCTCCGAGTCCATTGAGACCCGGTTGGCTAGACTGACCCTGTCAACCGCGACGATGCAGGGGCAGGTAGCGATGCCATACCAGCCCTGCTATGCGGGACGCTGGACGCCGACTCAAGCTGGCGGTCCGCCGACAGGCTCGCCGCCTGGTGTGCACAGCATGCCTCACGGCTCCGCCAACACTGTCGGCCGCAAGGTGGACCTTAGTGATATCGGCTCCTCTCTAAGCTCACCGAAAGGGCACCACTATCACACGCCACTAACGCGCACGGACGCAAGTGCGAGAGGGCCAGCgagtggcaccgccgccgccgccgctcccgcAGCGCTTCCGGCTTCGTATGTGGCCATGCGCAACTTACCGCATGCCTGTCGCGCCGTAACTGGGGCGCCGTCTGTCTTCATTACAAAGCGCAATTTCTCTTGAGGGGCAAGCGAGGAGCCGTTTGCGGGTtactcccccttcccctctcccttccacGTCGCCGAATGgcatgcgcgtgcgtgggcCCACATATATACTACAGTCAAATATAGGCCTTGTACTCATAAAGTTGCTGCTTCATGTGTGTTTTTCGattcccctttcctctccctctcttggcGGCACTGCATGAGGCTGTGGATGAGCCGTCGCTCAGTTGTATTTGCGTTGatgtccgtgtgtgtgtgtgtgtgtgcgtgtgcgtgtgtttgccCTCACTCTTCTGTCtggctcctttttttcttttttggctcggtgggcgggtgggaggCTGTGTAATCGACACTCATCGCGTAGTCTCTGTCTTACTTCGACGATATGTACAGCGCCATAGCGCGCGagagtttttttttgtttgcccccacccccacccctcctcctccgctccGACTCCTCATTTACGAACGGCTTTTTCTTCGTCGCCTTTCCCCCTTGTTCCCGCACGaacctcttcctcccctcccctctctctgcctctgtctccctctcttcttcacctcctcaTCTTGTACATCGTCTACTTCATCATCAAGAGTATGGTTTtccgccccaccccctttgtTCGTGTTAGACACATTTGTTCTGTACGTGTACCAGACGCCCGCACACACGTCTTTCCTCCGCTTTACTTTCTTTCTCGTCCCTTTACCATTCCTGTCACTGCCAAActgtgaggggggaggggaaggaggaagccgaAGAAGACGACAATAACTGCGCCAGTCATCTCGAGCGCGCCCCACAGGCATATGAGAAAAGAACTGGAAAGAGCTGTTCCGCAGTACTATAGCTACTGCTTACTTATGATGCCCATGAGGCGTCTTTTGTTGATCGCTTGCTCTATGGAGAGTGGGTTGATGGGTTGCACTTGCCCGCCGCAGGAGGAGCACTCCTGGACTCAGCGGAGCCAGTTGCGTACTCACGGAGGACGCCAGGACATCAGTGCGTCTATGTATGATCAGCTATGGCACGTGTGTCTTTGTGAAGACGAGTGTCCAAGAGCGGCTCCGCTACAGCCACAgtctcacacacacacacacacacacacacacacacataaaagGCATCCGCTTGACGTGTGCCTCACCCACTGTTTGGCATGCACTTCTGCACTCCATGACgcctttgcttttcttctacatcactctctcgctcgctcgctcagGTGGACGGCGGGCATAGCCTtcacagaaaaaaaaaacaccaccaccatacTTACCTCTCCTGGCattcccttcttcctctttcccgtGCTTCTGCAGTGACTCACAGTTCACACTGAACCTCGAAAGCCCCAACACGACTCTCCCTgcattctc includes these proteins:
- a CDS encoding putative proteasome regulatory non-ATP-ase subunit 3, whose translation is MPLVAAKTSTNATAATKRAEAEQLKRLMALYRAVCVRHDELGMEIVLNDILALLTSTHQHEQAEAFIATCNITLPHRANNQAARYFYYVGLTRALRLEYVDAHQCLQQALRKAPERAFGFRIATTKLSLVVQLLLGEIPPRSDFLAKDMRDSLAPYLQLASCVRFGQVDRFMTVLREHQVTFEHDRTHSLILRVHQHVIKTGLRRICQAYSRISISDVCSKLAMSNVSDAEYILSKAIHDGVIDAVLDNEKGELISSDSIDVYSTSEPLYALQRRIQFLNLTHNDAKRAMRYDVTDPEIIEERRKEAKAERDELERAIQDESTGIDNVNFEDGL